A section of the Leptospira kobayashii genome encodes:
- a CDS encoding cation:proton antiporter codes for MHGEESLLTDIGLSIIFATVLSHIARVAKQPLILGYIIGGALLGKEMGFSLVTNEASIELISEIGLILLLFIIGLEINLAELAKMGKAMFLLGTLQFTLSVAFVYGFFPLLGLPIGGEKFDLLYIAVALSLSSTLIVVKLLQDKVEINTLSGKLTVGVLVFQDIWAILFMGVQPNLNSPEVLKILASIGIIVLLIIFSFTVSRYILAPLYKACASSSELVLLTSIMWCFAICGIAGEAGLSKEMGALVAGMSIAAFPYGADVISKLIGIRDFFVTLFFVALGLKVPMPSVEVVAISFAIIVLMLVVRILTVAPIIIALKKGVRTGFLTGLNLAQISEFSLVILALGAGFGHVTGKLQAVILTSTIIASILSTYIILFNHQIAAALARFVAKFGIHDEVAEVKTTGEGGGHGHGDGQVRDIIVLGYFRIARAFISYLEDLSPSLIKRIIIADYNPAFKDELTSKGFQWAYADLAHPESLSHIGLHDASMVVCTISDSFLKGTNNTRLLSTLTKLAPNAKIILTSDEPDDAKKLVVDGAQKVIVPGIITGEFLYDYIAGGMRKGA; via the coding sequence ATGCACGGCGAAGAATCCTTATTAACAGACATCGGTTTGAGCATTATTTTTGCTACCGTACTCAGTCACATAGCAAGAGTTGCAAAACAACCACTTATCCTTGGTTATATTATCGGAGGAGCCCTTCTTGGAAAAGAAATGGGGTTTTCACTCGTTACAAACGAAGCGTCCATTGAGCTGATTTCGGAAATAGGACTGATTTTGCTCCTATTCATCATCGGCCTGGAAATCAATCTTGCAGAGCTTGCAAAAATGGGTAAAGCGATGTTCCTTTTGGGAACCCTGCAGTTCACATTATCGGTGGCTTTTGTTTACGGATTTTTTCCCTTGTTGGGATTGCCGATCGGCGGAGAAAAATTCGACCTACTCTATATTGCAGTAGCCCTCTCTCTCAGCTCCACATTAATCGTAGTTAAACTATTACAAGACAAAGTAGAGATCAATACTCTGTCGGGCAAGCTCACCGTCGGGGTTTTGGTTTTTCAAGACATTTGGGCGATTTTGTTTATGGGGGTTCAACCGAACCTCAATAGTCCTGAAGTTTTAAAAATCCTCGCATCCATAGGCATCATCGTTTTGCTGATCATCTTCAGTTTCACAGTCAGTAGATACATATTAGCTCCTCTCTACAAGGCATGCGCATCCAGTTCCGAACTAGTTCTTTTAACATCAATTATGTGGTGTTTCGCCATTTGCGGTATCGCGGGTGAAGCGGGACTTTCCAAAGAGATGGGAGCGCTTGTTGCCGGTATGAGTATTGCCGCATTTCCTTACGGAGCGGACGTCATTTCCAAACTCATCGGGATTCGCGACTTTTTTGTGACTCTTTTCTTCGTAGCTTTGGGTCTGAAAGTTCCTATGCCTAGTGTGGAAGTAGTGGCGATTTCATTTGCAATCATAGTTTTGATGTTGGTTGTTCGCATATTGACCGTAGCACCGATCATCATTGCTTTGAAAAAAGGGGTAAGGACGGGATTTTTAACAGGCCTCAACCTGGCACAGATCTCCGAGTTCTCTCTCGTGATACTTGCATTAGGTGCCGGATTCGGACACGTCACCGGAAAATTACAGGCAGTTATCCTCACATCTACCATCATCGCTTCCATTCTTTCCACTTACATCATCCTATTCAACCATCAGATCGCTGCGGCATTGGCTCGATTTGTGGCTAAGTTCGGAATCCATGATGAAGTGGCAGAAGTCAAAACAACTGGTGAAGGTGGAGGTCACGGGCATGGTGACGGCCAAGTACGGGATATCATTGTGCTCGGTTATTTCAGAATCGCACGTGCCTTTATCAGTTATCTGGAAGATCTTTCCCCTTCTCTCATCAAAAGGATCATCATTGCCGATTACAACCCAGCATTCAAAGACGAACTCACAAGCAAAGGATTTCAATGGGCTTATGCGGATTTGGCTCACCCGGAATCACTTTCCCATATAGGACTTCATGATGCTTCGATGGTAGTATGTACGATTTCGGATTCTTTTCTGAAAGGAACAAATAACACTCGTTTGTTGTCTACGTTAACGAAGCTTGCCCCGAATGCAAAAATCATTCTGACTTCGGATGAACCGGACGATGCTAAAAAATTGGTCGTAGACGGAGCACAAAAAGTAATCGTTCCGGGTATCATCACCGGAGAATTTTTATACGATTATATCGCAGGTGGGATGAGAAAGGGTGCTTAA
- the motB gene encoding flagellar motor protein MotB: MAKSQKCPECIQKVPEFMATYGDMVTLLLCFFILLYTTGKTDAREMQIILSAFKSTTGFFTGGQTLSKGSLEEMGMNIEALPSQVVGRNLSKSKKDAQEVFKPEVEAGKVRISENERGLVISLVGADYFYPGSAILTPSIRETLRKAATLINGLERFVRVEGHSDDDAVNPVNRPGREEREYINNWDLAAARAVNTTVFMINSEEIDPSWFQAVSFGSYRPMIMENEGTPEAKAFNRRIDIIILTEKSTKRAPGESKYGLPESRLPNTETNVEGDQ, translated from the coding sequence ATGGCGAAAAGTCAAAAATGTCCCGAGTGTATCCAAAAAGTCCCCGAGTTCATGGCAACTTACGGGGATATGGTGACACTATTATTATGTTTCTTTATCCTTCTCTATACTACCGGTAAGACGGACGCTAGAGAGATGCAGATCATTTTGTCCGCTTTCAAATCCACAACGGGATTTTTTACAGGCGGTCAAACACTATCCAAAGGTTCTTTGGAAGAGATGGGTATGAATATCGAAGCGCTTCCTTCCCAAGTGGTGGGTAGAAATTTATCCAAATCGAAAAAAGACGCTCAGGAAGTTTTCAAACCGGAAGTGGAAGCAGGTAAAGTTCGTATTTCCGAAAACGAAAGAGGACTTGTAATTTCACTTGTTGGCGCGGATTATTTTTATCCGGGATCTGCGATTCTCACTCCGTCCATCAGAGAGACTTTGCGCAAAGCCGCAACTTTGATCAATGGTCTGGAACGATTTGTCCGAGTGGAAGGTCATAGCGATGATGATGCTGTGAATCCCGTGAATCGTCCCGGTAGAGAAGAAAGAGAATATATCAACAACTGGGACTTGGCTGCGGCGCGTGCGGTGAATACCACAGTATTTATGATCAATTCGGAAGAGATCGATCCCAGCTGGTTCCAAGCAGTCAGTTTCGGTTCGTATCGTCCGATGATTATGGAGAACGAAGGCACTCCCGAAGCAAAAGCGTTCAATCGAAGAATAGATATTATTATTTTAACCGAAAAATCAACAAAACGAGCTCCTGGCGAAAGTAAGTACGGATTGCCTGAGTCTCGGTTACCAAATACAGAAACAAATGTAGAAGGAGATCAGTAA
- the kdsB gene encoding 3-deoxy-manno-octulosonate cytidylyltransferase: MAKKVLGVIPARFASTRFPGKPLALIGSKPMIEWTYLHSKKAKSLNELVVATDNEKIRDAVLSFGGKVAMTREDHETGTDRIIEVATQFPEYDVIINIQGDEPGIEPELIDGVVDLKLKHSDWEMTTAAVRFSEAEDPTDPNRVKVVFDQLSRANYFSRSPIPSSFKKKADYFRHLGIYGYERKFLLNYHSLPTSDWEAAESLEQLRALQNGNTIGVFLANKANLGVDSPRDLELVVEEFKKKGWI; the protein is encoded by the coding sequence ATGGCAAAAAAAGTTTTGGGCGTGATTCCTGCACGTTTCGCAAGTACGCGTTTTCCGGGCAAACCACTCGCACTCATCGGTTCCAAGCCTATGATCGAGTGGACTTATCTGCATTCTAAAAAAGCAAAATCTTTAAACGAATTGGTTGTAGCAACGGATAATGAAAAGATCCGTGATGCCGTTTTATCTTTCGGTGGTAAAGTCGCCATGACAAGGGAAGATCACGAAACAGGAACGGATAGAATCATTGAAGTCGCAACCCAATTTCCCGAGTATGATGTTATCATCAACATCCAGGGGGATGAACCGGGCATCGAGCCCGAATTGATTGACGGTGTAGTCGATCTAAAGTTGAAACACAGTGATTGGGAAATGACTACGGCTGCGGTTCGTTTCAGTGAAGCGGAAGATCCTACCGACCCCAATCGGGTAAAAGTGGTATTTGACCAACTATCACGTGCTAATTATTTTTCACGCAGTCCTATCCCTTCTTCTTTCAAAAAAAAAGCCGATTACTTCCGTCACTTGGGAATCTACGGTTATGAAAGAAAATTTTTACTGAATTATCATTCCCTTCCGACTTCCGATTGGGAGGCAGCCGAATCTTTGGAACAATTGAGAGCTTTGCAAAACGGGAATACGATCGGTGTTTTTTTGGCAAACAAAGCCAATCTGGGAGTGGATTCTCCCAGAGACTTGGAACTTGTAGTAGAAGAGTTTAAAAAGAAAGGTTGGATTTGA
- a CDS encoding motility protein A, translating to MDIATVIGLGLGSALMVLGTISGGLSIMDLIDIPSVMITFGGAAAATIISFPWTSTMAVGTVTKKAFQNPTFDLPNLITTLVSFSEKARREGLLALEDDINELPEEFLKKGIQLVVDGTDPELVRNIMETEINNTAQRHAYGRSWWDAYAGFAPGFGMLGTLVGLVGMLKNLGGGDASAIGQGMATALITTLYGSLAQNLFAAPVVRKLTRRSEDELVIKQVMVEGTLSIQSGDNPRIVKEKLASFLTPVERAAMKDDGD from the coding sequence ATGGATATAGCAACAGTAATCGGACTTGGTTTAGGAAGTGCCTTGATGGTTCTCGGAACCATCTCAGGTGGTTTGAGTATCATGGATTTGATCGATATTCCTTCCGTAATGATCACGTTTGGTGGTGCGGCCGCAGCAACCATCATCTCCTTTCCATGGACTTCCACTATGGCAGTCGGAACTGTAACCAAAAAGGCTTTTCAGAACCCTACTTTTGATCTTCCCAACCTGATCACGACACTTGTGAGTTTTTCCGAGAAAGCCAGACGGGAAGGATTACTTGCATTGGAAGACGATATCAACGAATTGCCGGAAGAGTTTTTAAAGAAAGGCATTCAGCTTGTAGTGGACGGAACGGATCCGGAACTAGTTCGAAATATTATGGAAACTGAAATTAATAACACCGCGCAAAGGCATGCTTATGGAAGAAGCTGGTGGGATGCTTACGCAGGTTTTGCGCCGGGCTTCGGGATGTTAGGGACCCTGGTTGGTCTCGTGGGGATGTTAAAAAACCTAGGTGGTGGAGATGCCAGCGCGATCGGTCAAGGTATGGCGACTGCCTTGATCACCACTCTTTACGGATCACTTGCGCAGAACCTTTTTGCCGCGCCTGTGGTTCGTAAATTGACACGCAGATCGGAAGACGAACTTGTGATCAAACAGGTTATGGTGGAAGGAACACTTTCCATTCAATCGGGAGATAACCCTCGTATTGTGAAGGAAAAACTTGCGAGCTTCCTGACTCCGGTCGAGAGAGCGGCAATGAAGGACGACGGAGATTAA
- a CDS encoding TIGR01458 family HAD-type hydrolase: MFVGGRKGYLLDLEGVFHQGENLLPGAIETLTTLREKRIPFVFLTNTTTKSEKNIRADLSQLGLHIYENEILTTPKMAASYLKKIGKSKVRVILADQVKEDVFGLEQVEENPEAVIIGDIGDKWNYDLLNSIFRNLIAGSKLIALHKGKYWQTKEGLSLDIGAFINGLEYATGITAKVIGKPSPSFFRSGLDYLGLAASDCIMIGDDIESDIGGAKDLGIQGILVKTGKFREEQLRSSSVKPDFILDTIGNLFQNEM, translated from the coding sequence ATGTTTGTCGGTGGTAGAAAAGGATACTTACTCGACTTGGAAGGTGTTTTTCATCAGGGAGAAAATTTACTTCCGGGTGCTATCGAAACATTAACAACTCTTAGGGAAAAAAGAATCCCATTTGTCTTTTTAACAAACACCACTACAAAGTCGGAAAAAAATATCCGGGCTGATTTGAGTCAATTGGGTTTGCATATCTATGAAAATGAAATCCTCACAACACCAAAAATGGCAGCTTCTTATTTGAAGAAAATAGGTAAGTCGAAAGTCCGTGTTATTCTTGCGGATCAAGTGAAAGAAGATGTTTTCGGTTTGGAACAGGTAGAAGAAAATCCGGAAGCTGTGATCATCGGAGACATCGGTGATAAGTGGAATTATGATCTTCTCAATAGCATTTTCCGGAATTTAATTGCAGGTTCCAAACTCATTGCATTACACAAAGGAAAGTATTGGCAGACAAAAGAAGGTTTGAGCTTGGATATAGGTGCCTTTATTAACGGTCTTGAATATGCAACCGGCATTACTGCAAAAGTGATCGGTAAACCGTCTCCTTCTTTTTTTCGGTCAGGGTTAGATTATCTTGGGTTGGCGGCTTCCGATTGTATCATGATAGGCGATGATATCGAATCAGATATAGGCGGAGCCAAAGATTTGGGCATTCAGGGAATCCTTGTAAAAACGGGAAAATTTCGGGAAGAGCAATTGCGGAGTTCTTCGGTAAAGCCGGATTTTATATTGGATACAATCGGCAATTTGTTTCAAAATGAAATGTAA
- a CDS encoding flagellar basal body-associated FliL family protein: protein MGDREVDEEEGGLAEGSPSGAGMSPIVKWLLYIAAAIFGIIIVTVISMFVAQKTATSVFKQQKNISLVKAPPPLEIYSFQEEFRINTSDVGESHFVKLKMSLGFESGQPALSQELAMRVAQMQNIINLIIARKTKDDLKSITNQLDLREEIKAHLNHILTNGKIKEIYFTEFLVN from the coding sequence ATGGGTGATCGTGAAGTAGACGAAGAAGAAGGCGGGCTGGCCGAAGGTTCCCCTAGTGGGGCGGGAATGTCTCCCATTGTTAAATGGTTACTTTACATTGCCGCTGCTATTTTTGGAATCATCATTGTTACCGTAATATCCATGTTTGTTGCTCAAAAGACTGCTACCAGTGTCTTTAAACAACAAAAGAACATATCATTGGTAAAAGCACCTCCTCCTCTTGAGATATATAGTTTTCAAGAAGAGTTTCGAATCAATACATCGGATGTGGGAGAATCGCATTTTGTTAAGTTAAAGATGTCTTTGGGATTTGAATCGGGACAACCGGCTCTTTCTCAGGAATTGGCAATGCGTGTAGCGCAAATGCAGAACATCATCAACTTGATCATCGCACGCAAAACGAAAGATGATTTGAAATCGATTACCAATCAATTGGATTTAAGAGAAGAGATCAAGGCTCATTTGAATCATATTTTGACGAACGGAAAGATCAAAGAGATTTATTTTACCGAATTTTTAGTAAACTAA
- a CDS encoding YceI family protein, translated as MINFLFQLTAVFFLVTSFSVSLTASEITKKEISFYVDHATKDVIGICTEIELDPINIKQSAKGYSLVSPFQIKIPVTKISSGDESRDSHIKEILGFPEFNFIQVKIESVSLEGEGYTASGKLTIHGITKDFKSNLTVDKVEKDQIEVKGKTIARFSEYQLENPSLLFLKAKDEIEIRYSFLIRVK; from the coding sequence ATGATAAATTTTTTATTTCAATTAACGGCCGTTTTCTTTCTTGTAACTAGTTTTTCTGTTTCTTTAACAGCATCTGAAATTACAAAAAAAGAAATTAGCTTCTATGTGGATCATGCAACAAAAGATGTGATCGGGATTTGCACCGAAATAGAATTAGATCCGATCAATATAAAACAAAGCGCAAAAGGGTATTCTTTGGTTTCTCCTTTTCAGATCAAAATTCCCGTTACGAAGATTTCTTCAGGCGATGAAAGCAGAGATTCTCATATCAAAGAAATCTTGGGATTTCCTGAGTTTAATTTTATTCAGGTGAAAATTGAATCTGTCTCTCTAGAAGGTGAAGGTTACACTGCTTCTGGAAAGTTGACAATCCATGGAATCACAAAAGATTTTAAATCCAATCTAACAGTCGATAAAGTGGAAAAAGATCAGATCGAAGTGAAAGGAAAAACCATCGCTCGTTTTTCGGAATACCAATTGGAAAATCCTTCTCTTTTATTTCTCAAAGCAAAAGATGAAATTGAAATTCGATATTCGTTTTTGATCCGGGTGAAGTGA
- a CDS encoding YceI family protein, with product MKNVYLFVIICSIVSATSLFAEEKCTYSYNPKQTTLEWTAFKFTEKTGVKGKFDSIQVAKVKPATTILDSVKDLSFKIEIASINSNVPDRDEKIKKFFFGSVKNGKEFKGGFSEIKGTNTGSAKLNLEFGGIKKSVPVQFTVKENTIEVAGSLDVLDFGLKSGLSRLNEECRDLHKGADGTSKLWPNVDFKIVSTLDKICK from the coding sequence ATGAAAAACGTTTATCTGTTTGTAATTATCTGTTCCATTGTATCCGCCACTTCTTTATTTGCCGAGGAAAAATGTACTTATTCGTACAATCCAAAACAAACGACTTTGGAGTGGACCGCATTTAAATTCACTGAGAAGACAGGTGTAAAAGGAAAATTCGATTCCATCCAGGTTGCTAAAGTCAAACCGGCAACCACCATCTTGGATTCCGTAAAAGATTTATCTTTTAAAATCGAGATTGCTTCCATCAATTCGAATGTCCCTGATCGGGATGAAAAAATCAAAAAATTCTTTTTCGGTTCCGTAAAGAACGGAAAGGAGTTCAAAGGCGGTTTTTCGGAAATCAAAGGAACTAATACCGGTTCCGCGAAATTGAACCTGGAATTCGGCGGAATCAAAAAATCCGTGCCTGTTCAATTTACGGTAAAGGAAAACACAATTGAAGTAGCAGGTTCTTTGGATGTATTGGATTTCGGATTGAAATCGGGACTTTCCCGTTTGAATGAAGAATGCAGAGATCTTCACAAAGGTGCGGATGGAACAAGCAAACTTTGGCCGAATGTGGATTTTAAAATCGTTTCTACTTTGGATAAAATCTGTAAATAG
- the ligA gene encoding NAD-dependent DNA ligase LigA, with translation MAPKEEDPKKRIRALTKEIKAHNERYYKNNTPIIPDKEYDLLFSELKKLEEKYPEFVSPNSPTKTVGSDLSNQFSKFKHQVPVLSLENTYNTEELWEWIVKTGEDELYSLEWKIDGASILLYYVDGKLENCVTRGTGGIGDVVTENVKTIKGLPHELKSGRTVTVRGEIYMNFSDFEEFNEEYGGRFANPRNLSAGSIKQKDPAEVAKRPLRIFVYDAIFGKGRKGITEHKEILKLLKEDKFPLAPDTEIIPTKQLLQRIETFRKKKDDTEFPVDGLVIKLNSLEKRESLGETSQSPRWARAFKFDALLKDTVIEEIDFAIGRTGKITPRAKVTPTVLAGTTVTYATLHNQDYINELGAGIGAKVLISKRGEIIPAVEKVISPPTKGVFQLPTECPSCKTRLEKVDDSVDLFCTNRHCPEREKNSLIFFCAKKQMNIENIGEKQIEIFYEQGLVKNLPQLYSLHKKREELLAMDRFAEKSVDNILSAIEKSKEKDFRLTLPSLGLNEAGHKVTEILIENGLDSWDKLVALAKKKNAEEELSNLHGIGPRTVKALLGHLKDKETLTLVKDLIKLGLKFKADEVEKSDLQPFIDQSWCVTGSFENFQPREKALDIITKHGGRKVSSVSSKTTHLLYGPGAGSKLEKAEELGITLVNEEEFLALLKKEGIPH, from the coding sequence TTGGCACCAAAAGAAGAAGATCCCAAAAAACGCATCCGTGCTTTGACAAAAGAAATCAAAGCGCATAACGAACGCTATTATAAGAATAACACCCCAATCATCCCGGATAAAGAATACGATCTGCTTTTCAGTGAATTGAAAAAACTGGAAGAAAAATATCCCGAATTTGTTTCCCCTAATTCCCCAACAAAAACGGTAGGCTCCGATCTTTCGAATCAGTTTTCCAAATTCAAACACCAAGTCCCCGTTCTTTCTTTGGAAAATACGTACAATACGGAAGAACTCTGGGAATGGATTGTCAAGACCGGTGAAGACGAATTGTATTCTCTTGAATGGAAAATCGATGGCGCCTCTATTCTGTTATACTATGTAGACGGTAAATTGGAAAACTGTGTTACCAGAGGAACGGGGGGAATCGGAGATGTTGTCACTGAAAATGTGAAAACCATCAAAGGGCTTCCGCATGAATTGAAATCGGGAAGAACCGTTACCGTTCGAGGGGAAATTTATATGAATTTCTCCGATTTCGAAGAATTCAATGAAGAATACGGCGGACGTTTTGCCAACCCACGCAATCTATCCGCAGGTTCCATCAAACAGAAAGATCCGGCGGAAGTGGCGAAAAGGCCTCTTCGCATTTTTGTTTACGATGCAATCTTCGGAAAAGGTAGAAAGGGAATTACCGAACATAAAGAAATTTTGAAACTTTTAAAAGAAGATAAATTTCCCCTCGCGCCGGATACGGAAATCATTCCCACAAAACAATTGCTACAACGTATTGAAACTTTTCGTAAAAAAAAGGACGATACCGAATTTCCCGTGGACGGACTTGTCATCAAACTCAACAGTCTGGAAAAAAGAGAGTCGTTGGGAGAAACATCCCAATCACCCAGATGGGCACGCGCTTTTAAGTTCGATGCTTTACTCAAAGACACTGTGATCGAAGAAATTGATTTTGCTATCGGCCGTACCGGAAAAATAACCCCCAGGGCCAAGGTTACTCCTACAGTACTTGCAGGAACAACAGTCACCTACGCTACCTTACACAACCAAGACTATATTAACGAATTGGGAGCAGGCATAGGCGCCAAAGTTTTGATTTCCAAACGAGGAGAAATCATTCCAGCCGTTGAAAAAGTAATCTCCCCTCCCACCAAAGGGGTATTTCAATTACCGACAGAATGTCCATCTTGCAAAACTCGCTTGGAAAAAGTAGATGATTCCGTCGATTTGTTTTGCACGAACAGACATTGTCCCGAAAGGGAAAAAAACTCTCTTATTTTTTTCTGCGCGAAAAAGCAGATGAATATAGAAAATATCGGAGAGAAACAAATTGAAATTTTTTACGAACAAGGCTTGGTAAAAAATCTACCTCAACTCTATTCACTTCATAAAAAAAGGGAAGAGCTTTTAGCAATGGACCGGTTTGCGGAAAAATCCGTAGACAATATACTTTCGGCTATCGAAAAATCGAAGGAAAAAGATTTTCGCCTAACACTTCCTTCTCTAGGACTTAATGAAGCGGGCCACAAAGTAACGGAGATACTGATTGAAAACGGATTGGACTCCTGGGATAAATTGGTCGCATTAGCTAAAAAGAAAAATGCAGAAGAGGAACTTTCCAATCTTCACGGAATCGGCCCGAGAACCGTAAAAGCGTTATTAGGTCATCTAAAAGACAAAGAAACTCTCACTCTTGTAAAAGATCTCATCAAACTGGGTCTGAAATTCAAAGCGGATGAAGTGGAGAAAAGCGACTTACAACCGTTTATCGACCAATCCTGGTGTGTGACAGGAAGTTTCGAAAACTTTCAGCCGAGAGAAAAAGCTCTGGATATCATTACGAAACACGGCGGCAGAAAAGTATCTTCCGTTTCTTCCAAAACAACCCATCTATTGTATGGGCCTGGTGCAGGATCAAAATTGGAAAAGGCGGAAGAACTGGGAATTACATTGGTCAATGAAGAGGAATTCCTCGCTCTTTTGAAAAAAGAAGGAATCCCTCACTAA
- a CDS encoding ElyC/SanA/YdcF family protein — protein MSAQSPNKYSRWSFPFRVKWKSLIRVIAIFLLSCLVFIGFVDWDFFRNYDAVPHIQSAEESLPATVALIPGAAVHGNKPSPVLSDRLKCGLSLYQSGKVKKILLSGDNGQADYNELRPMLEFMLANHVKPEDVFVDHAGFRTLDTLIRAKEVFLVNDAIFVSQSFFLPRAIYLGRNLGLNLQAFECNLRTYKKEGYYYWREFFARQLAWWDIHIWDTPPKYLGKPFPISKSGIPTWKGSIIK, from the coding sequence ATGAGCGCACAAAGTCCTAACAAATATAGCAGATGGTCTTTCCCATTTCGGGTCAAGTGGAAATCCCTGATTCGCGTGATAGCGATATTTCTACTGTCCTGTTTGGTTTTTATAGGATTTGTAGATTGGGATTTTTTTCGCAATTACGACGCAGTTCCTCACATTCAATCAGCGGAAGAGTCGCTTCCTGCTACTGTAGCGTTGATTCCGGGCGCCGCGGTCCATGGAAACAAACCAAGTCCTGTTTTGTCAGATCGATTGAAATGCGGTTTGTCTTTGTACCAATCGGGTAAAGTGAAAAAGATTTTACTCTCGGGGGACAATGGCCAAGCGGATTATAACGAATTACGTCCCATGCTTGAGTTTATGTTGGCGAATCATGTAAAACCGGAAGATGTATTTGTGGATCATGCCGGCTTTCGCACTTTGGATACTTTGATTCGTGCAAAAGAAGTTTTTTTGGTAAACGATGCTATTTTTGTCAGCCAATCTTTCTTCCTCCCCCGAGCCATTTACTTGGGCAGAAATCTGGGACTCAACTTACAGGCGTTTGAGTGTAATCTTCGCACTTACAAAAAAGAAGGTTATTATTATTGGCGTGAATTTTTCGCCCGCCAACTTGCCTGGTGGGACATTCATATTTGGGACACTCCCCCCAAATATTTGGGAAAACCGTTTCCGATCAGTAAATCGGGAATTCCTACTTGGAAAGGTTCCATCATCAAGTAA
- a CDS encoding M23 family metallopeptidase, whose amino-acid sequence MKKKIKEIKSVFSQDNPKIKKQIDRVKEKGHQRMTILVIPHGYDSSFHFQISVFTILFFVGLTVGLLSLAIFGIVRSNNTRSQINQLSEIYGNYFDTYLTHSNQLEEMKEEYSKLNENMLEIFSLIDGQDDELLKIPGEDAIKSASYELLQREEREDKQLDIGRKYLNEIYDLRYLKHRMTSNEKLVEVNFEYLFTRAAVLSSTPLFNPMYSYNLTSQFGMRKSPTSGFWEYHDGLDMANATGTPIYATAPGRVIKVAYSNVGYGHHIIIQHEFGFNTLYGHCSRIYVRSGQIVKTGDMIAEVGATGNVTGPHLHYEIILSEEGKTDPEEYLQSGIY is encoded by the coding sequence ATGAAAAAGAAAATCAAAGAGATTAAATCTGTTTTCTCACAAGACAATCCTAAAATCAAGAAACAGATTGATCGGGTCAAAGAAAAAGGACACCAAAGGATGACGATTTTGGTCATTCCCCACGGTTACGACAGTTCCTTCCATTTTCAAATCTCGGTTTTTACCATCCTTTTCTTCGTCGGACTCACTGTCGGCTTATTAAGCCTTGCTATCTTCGGAATCGTTCGCTCCAATAATACCCGTTCCCAAATCAATCAGCTCTCCGAAATCTACGGAAATTATTTTGATACCTACCTGACTCATTCCAACCAATTGGAAGAGATGAAAGAAGAATATTCCAAATTGAATGAAAACATGCTGGAGATTTTTTCTCTTATAGACGGACAAGATGACGAGCTGCTTAAAATTCCCGGAGAAGATGCTATCAAATCCGCATCTTATGAACTTTTACAAAGAGAAGAAAGAGAAGATAAACAATTGGACATAGGTCGTAAGTATCTGAACGAAATTTACGATTTGAGATATTTAAAACACAGAATGACCAGCAATGAAAAGTTAGTCGAAGTAAACTTCGAATACCTTTTTACACGGGCGGCCGTTTTGTCCTCCACTCCTCTTTTCAATCCGATGTATTCCTATAATCTGACTTCCCAATTCGGAATGCGCAAGTCACCTACGTCCGGTTTTTGGGAATACCACGACGGACTGGATATGGCAAATGCTACTGGCACTCCCATCTATGCCACAGCCCCTGGGCGAGTCATAAAAGTTGCCTACTCTAACGTAGGTTATGGACACCATATCATCATTCAGCATGAATTCGGATTCAATACTTTGTACGGTCATTGTTCCCGCATCTATGTTCGTTCGGGACAAATTGTAAAAACGGGAGATATGATCGCCGAAGTGGGAGCGACAGGAAACGTAACAGGTCCACATTTGCATTATGAAATCATTTTGTCCGAAGAGGGCAAAACAGACCCGGAAGAATACCTTCAATCAGGAATCTATTGA